One Onthophagus taurus isolate NC chromosome 11, IU_Otau_3.0, whole genome shotgun sequence genomic window carries:
- the LOC139432099 gene encoding uncharacterized protein produces MSTQKLNIYREPIVDNSIAREEVHSYHPSTNSFQNNDIFTIELNQEDVLFSFFESYIRIEGDYKEKLNDPTDTIQLTHNLPTFLFEYIAFEHNGTEIERVREPGLTSLIRTLLQQNEVECKSLEIAGLKWPPEGNLPTVSVNKDFMFQIPLSHIFGLFRDYNHVMRGRFKFRFVRSRTDSNCYKSISKADPSIAEFTVKTVTLLAKHVYPSPSIKMKLLDSLNKNSNIPVPFRKWSFYELPSMRKGNKEIWSVTSTTNRGRPQYVIVAFQTNRKDQPTSDCTLFDHLNIIDLKVYLNSYCYPFESMNLEFAKENYVELYKMFTEFQPYIWETSRKQPIMDFASFKKRPLFVVDTTKNNDEEAAPSASCEVRIEIQSSKDFPPDTKAYCILLQEFMYTYKPLSGEVSIIIN; encoded by the coding sequence ATGTCCacacaaaagttaaatatatacCGCGAACCCATCGTGGATAATTCTATCGCTCGAGAAGAGGTGCATAGTTATCATCCATCcacaaattcttttcaaaacaACGATATATTCACCATTGAACTAAACCAAGAAGATGTTCTATTTTCATTCTTCGAAAGTTATATACGTATTGAGGGggattataaagaaaaattaaacgatcCAACTGATACCATCCAACTAACACACAACTTACCAACATTTCTATTTGAGTATATCGCATTTGAGCATAATGGTACTGAAATCGAGCGAGTACGTGAACCGGGTTTAACATCCCTCATTCGAACTCTACTTCAGCAAAACGAAGTGGAATGTAAATCTTTAGAAATAGCTGGTTTAAAATGGCCACCCGAAGGAAATTTGCCTACAGTGAGTGTAAACAAAGATTTCATGTTTCAAATCCCTTTAAGTCATATTTTCGGATTATTTAGAGACTATAATCACGTTATGAGAGGTCgctttaaatttagatttgttAGAAGTCGTACTGACTCCAATTGTTATAAATCAATATCTAAAGCTGATCCTAGCATCGCAGAGTTTACCGTAAAAACGGTTACATTGTTAGCGAAACATGTGTACCCCAGCCCATCAATAAAGATGAAGCTATTAgatagtttaaataaaaattcaaacattccCGTACCGTTTCGAAAATGGTCTTTTTATGAACTACCTTCAATGAGAAAGGGAAATAAGGAGATTTGGTCGGTCACGTCAACAACTAACAGAGGTAGACCTCAATATGTTATAGTCGCATTCCAAACCAATCGAAAGGATCAACCGACTTCTGATTGTACACTTTTCGATCACTTGAACATTATAGACCTTAAAGTATATCTAAACTCATACTGCTATCCATTTGAGTCGATGAATTTGGAGtttgcaaaagaaaattatgttgaactatataaaatgtttactGAATTTCAACCGTATATTTGGGAAACATCTCGAAAACAACCGATTATGGATTTCGCAAGCTTTAAAAAGAGACCTTTATTCGTGGTGGATACCACTAAGAATAACGATGAAGAAGCCGCTCCATCCGCATCATGTGAGGTGCGTATCGAAATACAAAGCAGTAAAGATTTTCCACCTGATACAAAAGCATACTGTATACTACTTCAAGAATTCATGTACACATACAAACCTTTGAGTGGTGAGGtatctataattataaattaa
- the LOC139432100 gene encoding uncharacterized protein: protein MQVPASSSSLSTTTKRYRNSTSPPLSINKKKKNNKGTICKVCDEFLPSLTSLETHLRAKHVEVIDNNIEKIMSCYKNRVVCYKISGAQSDDDIPSFLLKCCETVNRLIEQHLGEYGSIKAQIELLAIFIKSGFDEDGNEEIIASEKNFNTKFKIITPSTALNEVYDEMTHDILTQSEEFQERGSGWAFYSISHLLLNINKFQPIPGSSYIRLPQEIANKKACINIKNYEDDACLAWCLTAALHPANLHQDRTSSYPHYSQALHLQGITFPIILKDIIKIEKLNNISINVYELVQNLDKYAVEGPIYFTKQRREIHINLLHLYENGKGHFVLIKNLSRLISSQCTNRNGSIHLCDGCLTRFSSNEKLIAHQNHDCNHIKTIIPTKNLKSNPNFFGLYTPENILEFNNYKFTQMAPFVIYADFESILQPINFCEPNSSKSFTEKVEMHQPYSFAYYIVSTVDSSFNKFETYAGLDASKVFISKLLDDVKFIYDKYFKTVKPMLPLTIDEQQNFDSAENCFICQNPFTSHQVKVHDHCHISGKYRGPAHSNCNLNFKLQNIIPIFLHNFSGYDCHLFIKEMADVDEDGLDVLPNNKENYISFSKRVLVDKVIDEDRYVENIFLKLRFVDSFRFMASSLDSLAGNLEKCDFINIRKFFPHIEHFKLLTKKGIFPYNYITSFDKLNDTSLPPKSMFYNKLTLEDISDEQYLHAQRVWKEFNCQNLKEYSDLYLKTDVLLLADVFEKFRRVCSKTYGLDPAHYYTAPGLSWDAMLKFTKIKLELLTDIDQVHFVKKGIRGGISQCSLRHAKANNKYMETYDANSPSKFLMYWDANNLYGWAMSQFIPVSDFKWMSEHEIENSDFNNIPDIADFGYILDVDIEYPEILHDLHNDLPFLAENLLPPNGKCESDKRLIPNLFNKKNYVVHYRNLKQAVAHGLKVYKINRVLSFKQSAWLKSYIDKNTELRQSAKNAFEKDFFKLMNNAVFGKTMENVDKRVDVRLVTSWEDICMKTGRPKLGARSLIAKLNFKNIKTFTETFSAIQMERLHIVYDKPLYVGFTVLELSKLLMYNFFYGFLKPKYGEGIRLCYMDTDSFTVLINSNDVYTDVKLNLNKFDTSNYSPDNQFDVPLQNKAVLGLMKDENCGEIMEEFVGLRSKVYANRVADGRVTKKSKGVKKAIVKRKITFENYIECLNSKAVLFRKQLSFRSFHHIIFTMLQNKLVLSPNDTKRCICNDGIDTLAWGNHSINY, encoded by the coding sequence ATGCAAGTTCCtgcatcatcatcatcattatcCACTACTACCAAACGCTATCGAAATTCAACATCACCACCACTTTCAATtaacaagaagaagaagaataacaAAGGTACGATATGTAAGGTTTGTGATGAATTTTTACCATCACTCACCTCGCTTGAAACCCATCTTCGAGCGAAGCATGTTGAAGTTATTgacaataatattgaaaaaataatgtcttgctataaaaatagggtagtttgctataaaattagtgGAGCTCAATCTGATGATGATATAccatcatttttattgaaatgttGTGAAACAGTCAACAGACTGATTGAACAGCATCTCGGTGAATATGGTTCAATTAAAGCTCAGATTGAGTTATtagctatttttattaagtcaGGGTTTGATGAAGATggtaatgaagaaattattgcgtcagaaaaaaattttaacaccaaatttaaaataattactcCATCTACTGCGTTGAATGAGGTATATGATGAGATGACTCATGATATTTTAACCCAAAGCGAGGAGTTTCAGGAGCGTGGGTCGGGGTGGGCTTTCTACTCAATATCTCACCTACTCCTTAACATTAACAAATTTCAACCTATACCAGGGTCATCATATATCCGTTTACCTCAAGAAATCGCTAATAAAAAGGCATgcatcaatattaaaaactatgaAGATGATGCATGTCTTGCATGGTGTTTGACGGCGGCTCTTCATCCCGCGAACCTTCATCAAGACCGGACTTCGAGCTACCCTCATTATAGTCAAGCACTTCATTTACAAGGAATAACATTTCccattattttaaaggatattattaaaatagaaaaattaaataatataagtaTTAATGTGTATGAATTAGTTCAAAATTTAGATAAGTATGCGGTGGAaggaccaatttattttacaaaacaaagaCGCGAGATTCATATAAATTTGCTTCATCTATACGAAAACGGTAAGGgtcattttgtattaattaagaaCCTATCCAGGCTTATATCAAGTCAGTGCACGAACCGTAACGGCTCTATACACCTTTGCGATGGATGTTTAACGCGATTTTCATCAAACGAAAAATTGATTGCGCATCAAAATCATGATTGCAATCATATCAAAACAATTATTcccacaaaaaatttaaaatcaaatccTAATTTTTTCGGTTTATATACCcccgaaaatattttagaatttaataattataaattcacACAGATGGCTCCGTTCGTGATTTATGCTGACTTTGAATCGATTCTACAACCCATCAACTTTTGCGAGCCCAATTCATCCAAATCTTTTACCGAAAAAGTTGAGATGCATCAGCCCTACAGTTTCGCTTATTACATCGTTTCCACCGTTGATAGCAGTTTCAATAAATTCGAAACGTATGCGGGACTCGATGCAtctaaagtttttatttcaaaattactcgatgatgtcaaatttatttacgACAAATACTTCAAAACCGTAAAACCAATGCTACCTCTAACGATCGATGAGCAACAGAATTTCGATTCGgctgaaaattgttttatttgtcaAAATCCTTTCACATCCCATCAGGTTAAGGTTCACGATCATTGTCACATAAGCGGTAAATACCGCGGCCCCGCCCATTCAAACTGTAATCTAAATTTCAAACTTCAAAACATTATTCCAATATTTTTACACAATTTTAGTGGTTACGattgtcatttatttattaaagaaatggcTGATGTGGATGAAGATGGACTTGATGTATTACCgaacaataaagaaaactacattagttttagtaaAAGAGTGTTGGTCGATAAAGTAATTGATGAAGACAGatatgttgaaaatatttttttaaaattaagatttgtGGATTCATTTAGATTTATGGCATCTTCATTAGATTCTTTAGCTGGTAACCTAGAAAAATGTGACTTTATCAATATAcgtaaattctttccacacattgaacattttaaattgctaACAAAAAAGGGAATATTTCCATACAATTATATAACCTCTTTTGATAAACTTAATGATACCTCACTACCACCTAAAAGTatgttttacaacaaattaacttTAGAAGATATAAGTGATGAGCAATATTTACACGCTCAACGTGTAtggaaagaatttaattgtcaaaacttaaaagaatATTCCGACTTGTACTTAAAGACTGATGTTCTTTTATTAGCTGATGTTTTCGAGAAATTTAGACGTGTATGTTCTAAAACGTATGGTTTGGATCCGGCTCATTATTATACGGCACCGGGACTTTCTTGGGATGCTATGTTAAAATTcacgaaaattaaattggaattgttaacggatatagATCAAGTTCATTTCGTTAAAAAAGGCATCCGTGGGGGTATTTCACAATGCTCCCTGCGACATGCTAAAGCAAACAATAAGTATATGGAAACTTATGATGCTAATTCAccctcaaaatttttaatgtattgggaCGCTAACAATTTGTATGGGTGGGCGATGTCTCAATTTATACCCGTTTCCGATTTTAAATGGATGTCTGAACACGAAATagaaaattcagattttaataatatacctGATATTGCCGATTTTGGGTATATTTTAGACGTTGATATTGAATACCCCGAAATTTTACACGATCTACATAATGATCTCCCGTTCCTAGCTGAAAACCTACTACCACCTAACGGTAAATGTGAAAGTGATAAAAGattaattccaaatttatttaataagaaaaattatgtcGTACactatagaaatttaaaacaagccGTTGCTCACGGTCTTAaagtttacaaaattaatagagTTTTATCGTTTAAACAGTCTGCGTGGTTGAAGTCTTACATCGATAAAAATACTGAACTACGTCAATCAGCTAAAAATGCGTTTGaaaaagacttttttaaattaatgaataacgcggttttcggtaaaactatggaaaatgttgataaGAGAGTTGATGTAAGATTAGTGACCAGTTGGGAAGATATATGTATGAAAACGGGTAGACCAAAATTAGGAGCGCGTAGCTTAAtcgctaaattaaattttaagaatattaaaactttCACGGAAACATTTTCGGCTATTCAAATGGAACGTCTTCATATCGTTTACGATAAACCTTTATATGTTGGTTTTACGGTTTTAGAGTTgtcgaaattattaatgtacaactttttttatggttttttaaaaccaaagtATGGTGAAGGTATTCGGTTATGTTACATGGATACGGATAGCTTCACCGTTCTAATTAATTCCAATGATGTTTATAcagatgtaaaattaaatttaaataaatttgacacgTCTAACTACAGTCCTGATAATCAGTTTGACGTCCCGTTACAAAATAAAGCGGTTTTAGGTCTCATGAAGGATGAGAATTGTGGTGAAATTATGGAAGAATTTGTGGGTTTAAGATCGAAGGTGTATGCTAACAGAGTCGCTGATGGACGGGTTACTAAAAAATCCAAAGGTGTAAAAAAGGCTATCGTGAAACgtaaaattacttttgaaaattatattgAATGTTTAAATTCTAAAGCCGTTTTGTTTAGAAAGCAATTATCTTTTAGGAGTTTTCATCACATAATTTTTACtatgttacaaaataaattggttctTTCACCAAATGATACCAAGCGATGTATTTGTAATGACGGGATTGACACATTAGCTTGGGGTAATCAtagtattaattattaa
- the LOC111419088 gene encoding stromelysin-1-like: MKAITIFLWTCMWTDTLGTISERDEEIYMLLDKYGYIERETNASQSDLNADQQSLFNEGISRFQKSFNLPVTGKIDFRTVDLLGKPRCGNEDSFNFLKSDTQNRKWSSLNIKWGIYGDHHPNGLTAIVQKAFNVWSKHVNLHFRRVLSDANILIAFKSGKHELIRNDKASCLGCFDGMGGILGHADYPDINKNTVEIHLDKDEDWDLTTTTLSGKTNLFLVLVHEIGHALGLDHNNEFDSIMFPSYGFLHIENFTLSQNDIHAIQKLYGNSTYTHKVSTTTTTTSKPTPKIETTTLKSTSRIETTSHETIAPFTLSHICDIDDKLSGFLIYKKIIYIHYKQWVWSIDLKSKMPVRSTPINIIDWLKPLRGVLEATNYNYKVSFGSNDNLIVIINHSIYIIELRSMSIRYKWDFEATGLGFNNHTNITGVVTSNYGSPFIFFDGVYAVQVDYQYVKTRQLITSVADEFPGIPSHFDGVCKSSDGLLNFFVGNKIVRYNEYLRETVDTVDKSLSILGISCPYTSIIDQLKFLLSKISSSSKISVPG; the protein is encoded by the coding sequence ATGAAAGCAATAACTATCTTTCTCTGGACTTGTATGTGGACAGATACATTGGGAACGATAAGTGAACGTGATGAAGAAATTTATATGCTTCTCGATAAATATGGGTATATCGAACGAGAAACTAATGCGAGTCAAAGTGATTTAAATGCGGACCAACAAAGCTTATTCAATGAAGGTATATCTCGgtttcaaaaatcatttaatctTCCAGTGACCGGTAAAATAGACTTTAGAACCGTAGATTTACTTGGTAAGCCTAGATGTGGTAATGAGGATTCTTTCAACTTTCTGAAATCAGATACTCAAAACCGAAAATGGagttcattaaatattaaatggGGTATATACGGTGACCATCATCCAAACGGTCTTACCGCGATTGTGCAAAAAGCGTTTAATGTTTGGTCTAAACAcgtaaatttacattttaggAGAGTATTATCAGACGCTAACATTTTGATCGCTTTTAAATCGGGGAAACATGAACTTATTAGAAATGATAAAGCATCATGTTTAGGTTGCTTCGATGGTATGGGAGGAATTCTTGGGCATGCCGATTATCCTGACATTAACAAAAACACAGTTGAAATTCATTTAGATAAAGACGAAGATTGGGATTTAACTACTACCACATTGTCAGGCAAAACTAATCTATTCCTAGTTCTGGTACATGAAATAGGACACGCATTAGGATTAGATCATAATAATGAGTTTGATTCTATCATGTTTCCCAGTTATGGATTCCttcatattgaaaattttacattaaGTCAGAATGACATTCATGCGATACAGAAACTTTATGGGAATTCAACTTACACACATAAAGTAtctactactactactactacgTCAAAACCTACACCCAAAATTGAAACCACAACTTTAAAATCTACGTCTAGAATTGAAACTACATCCCATGAAACTATAGCTCCCTTCACCTTATCTCACATCTGTGATATTGATGACAAGCTTTCAGGAttcttaatatataaaaaaataatttatatacattataaacaatgggtttggtcaattgatttaaaatctaaaatgcCAGTTCGTTCTACACCTATAAACATAATTGATTGGTTAAAACCTTTGAGAGGTGTTTTAGAAGCTAcgaattataattataagGTTTCTTTTGGTTCTAATGATAACCTTATAGTTATTATAAATCATTCGATTTATATAATTGAACTTAGGAGTATGTCGATACGTTACAAATGGGATTTTGAAGCAACTGGTTTGGGATTTAACAATCATACTAATATTACAGGAGTTGTGACAAGTAATTACGGATCACCTTTTATATTCTTCGATGGTGTCTATGCTGTTCAAGTGGATTATCAATATGTTAAAACACGACAACTTATAACGTCAGTTGCTGATGAGTTTCCAGGGATACCGAGTCATTTTGATGGTGTTTGTAAATCTTCAGAtggtttattgaatttttttgttggtaataaaataGTTCGATATAATGAATATTTAAGAGAGACTGTGGATACCGTAGATAAAAGTCTATCAATATTAGGTATATCTTGTCCCTATACATCTATAATAGATCAACTAAAAtttctattatcaaaaataagttCATCATCTAAAATATCTGTACCTGGGTAA